GCACGCCCCGTTCACCGTCGGCGCCTCGGCGTCGATCTTCGGTCTGCTCGGCGCTCTCGTGTGCTACGGCCGGCGCACCGGCCAACGCGCCATGCATCAGCAGGTCTGGACCTGGGCCGTGGTGATGTTCCTCTTCGGCGTCATCATGCCCGGGGTCGACAACTGGGCGCACGCCGGGGGGTTCCTCGGTGGCTTCGGCGCCGCGCGCCTGCTCGACCCGTTGAAGCCGGAGCGTTCGCAGCACATGCTCTGGGCGCTGGTCTGTCTCGGCCTGACGGCGCTGTCGATCGTTCTCTCCATCGTGACGGGCGCCCAGATCCTCCGCGCCATCGAGGGTTCATGAGCGAGAAGGAGCCGGAGAAGAAGAAGCCCAAGCTGAAGCTCGAGTCGGTCTGGCGCGAGGCCCGGACGCTGGTGTGGGCGCAGCGCCGCCGGCTGGGCTGGGCCCTGGTGCTGATGCTGATCGGCCGGTTGGCCGGGCTCGTCCTGCCGGCGTCGTCGAAGTTCCTCATCGACGACGTCCTGGGCAAGGGGGACCGCGGACTTCTCGTGCCCCTGGCGCTCGCCGCGGGCGCGGCGACCCTGGTGCAGGCGGCGACCGGATGGGGGCTCGCGCAGCTCCTCGGCATCGCCGCCCAGAAGCAGATCGCCGAGATGCGCAAGAAGCTGCACGCCCACGTCCTGCGTCTGCCGACCAGCTACTTCGACGGTACGAAGAGCGGTGAGCTCATCTCGCGTGTCATGACCGACGCCGAAGGGATCCGCAATCTCGTCGGCACCGGGCTCGTGCAGCTGGTCGGCGGGCTGGTGACCGCTGTCCTCGCGCTCGGCGTCCTCTTCTGGCTGAACTGGCATCTCACCGCGGCGATCCTCGGCGTCCTGGTGCTCTTCGCGGGCATGCTCTCCTACGCCTTCAAGCGCCTGCGTCCGATCTTCCGCGAGCGCAACAAGATCCAGGCGGAGATCACCGGCCGGCTCGCCGAGTCGCTCGGCGGCGTCCGGGTCGTCAAGGCCTACACCGCGGAGACGTTCGAGGAGGAGGTCTTCGGCGGCGGCATCGACAAGCTGTTCGGCAACATCCGCAGCACGATGAGTGGCATCGCCGGCGTCACCAGTGGCTCGACGGCGCTCCTGGGCGTCGTCGGCGTGATCATGATGGTCGTGGGTGGGCGCTCGATTCTCGCCGGCTCGATGACGCTCGGCGATTTCGTCATGTACATCTTCTTCAGCGGCCTGCTGGTCGCGCCGGTGGCGGAGATCGCGGCGATCGGCACCCAGTTGACCGAGGCCTTCGCCGGCCTCGACCGCATCCGCGAGATCTTCGGCAAGACGACGGAGGACGACGAGGACGCGGCCCGCCTTCCGGTCGAGAAGCTGCGCGGCGAGGTCGAGTTCGAGGATGTCTGGTTCGAGTACCAGCCCGACACACCGGTCCTGCGCGGGGTTTCGTTCCGGTCGGCGGCGGGCTCGACGACGGCTCTCGTCGGCTCGTCGGGTTCGGGCAAGAGCACCCTGATCGGGCTGGTCATGGCGTTTCACCGTCCGACCCGCGGCCGCATCCGCGTCGACGGGACGGATCTCGCGGAGCTGCGCCTGCGTGACTATCGGCGGCACCTCGGGGCGGTCTTCCAGGACAACTTCCTCTTCGACGGCACGATCGCCGAGAACATCGCCTACTCGCGGCCGCACGCCACCCGCGACGATGTGCTCGCGGCGGCGAAGGTCGCGCACTGCGACGAGTTCGTGACCGGTTTCGAGAACGGCTACGAGACGATCGTCGGGGAGCGCGGGGTCAAGCTCTCGGGCGGCCAGCGCCAGCGCGTGGCGATCGCTCGCGCCGTGCTCGCCAACCCGACGATTCTGATCCTGGACGAGGCGACCTCGAGCCTCGACAGCGAGAGTGAGGCGATGATCCAGGACGGTCTGGCGACCCTGCGGGCCGGCCGGACGACCTTCGTCATCGCCCACCGGCTGTCGACGATCCGCAGCGCCGACCAGATCCTCGTCATCGAAGAGGGCGAGGTCGTCGAGCACGGTACCCACCACGAGCTCATCGCCCGCGAGGGACGTTACAAGCAGTTGCACGATCGACAGTACCGGCTCGAAAGTGACCGCTTCATCAATCCCGGCGAGGACTTCACGCCGCCCGCCGAGGGCGGCTCGGCCGAGCCGGTCAAGCTCACCCCGACCGGGCGGCTCTGAGCTGCCCGGTGCCGGATCTCCTGCGGTAGGATCGAGGAAAGCCATGCGACAGGTAGCCCTTCTCCTTGCGGCGCTCCTTCTGCCGGCGGTCGCCGGCGGCCAGGACTGGCGCGGTCCGGCAGCGCTCGAGGTGCAGGTGGAGGACGCCAAGGGCAGGAACCTCGCCGGGGCCGAGATTCTGCTGGTCTATCTCTCTCCGGAGGGCGGCGGCAGCCTGCCTTCGGTACTGACCGACGCCAACGGCAAGGCGAACATCGGCGGGCTGGCGGCGGGCCGGTGGACCGCGGAGATCCGCCACTCCGGGCAGATGAGCTTCCGGGCCGAGCTGACGCTCGCCGCCGACGCGAAGCCGGTGGTGCAGTCGGCCTCCCACCTGATGGCGCCCGGCGCGACCTCGACGATGAAGGTCAAGTTTGGGCGCGGCCGCGGCGGGGCCCCCGCGCCGGCACCGCCGGCGCCAAAGACTCTGGCCCAGGAACTGCCGCCGCCGGCACCGGTAGCCCCTGCGGCAGCGCCCGCTCCGGCCCAGGCGGCGGCAAAGGCTCCAGTTAAGGAACTGTCGCCAGCCGTGTCCGTGGCTCCTGCGCCCGCGCCCGTGGCGCCCGCGCCGGCAGCAAAGGCTCCGGTTCAGGAACTGCCTCCAGCTGTGCCGGTGGCTCCTGCTCCTGCGCCCGTGGCTCCCGCTCCGGCTCCTGCGCCTGTTCCGGCCGCTCCGGCGGCAAAGGCTCCAGTAAAGGAAGTGCCGCCAGCTGTGGCGGCGGCTCCTGTACCCGCTCCGGTGCCGGCCGCGCCGGCGGCAAAGGCTCCAGTGAAGGAAAAGCCTTTAGCTGGGCCAGTGGCTCCGGTACCTGCGCCTGCGGCCGCTCCAGCGCCTGAAGAGGCCCCGAAAGAGAACGTGCCCCCGATCGCTCCGGTCTCTCCGGTCGCTCCGGCTCCAGCGCAAGTGCCGCCTTCGGCTGCTCCGGTGATTCCCGCGCCGGCGCCCGTTGCGGTTCCTGCAGCTCCTGCGGCACCTGCGGCAGTCGTGCCTGCGCCGACGGCTCCGGCGGCGCCCATTCGGGCGCGGCTTTGTGTCGAGTGCCCGCCGGGGGAGAGCGCGGCGTGGGGGGAGGCGGCGATCGCGGGCGGCGCGACTGCGGGCTGTCCGGCCGACCTGCAGGCGCGGTTGCGGGCCGTGGATCTCGGCGCCGTGGGTGCCCTGTCGGGCGAGCTCGAGGCCGCGGGCCTGGGGTGCCGGGTGGTGGCGGTGGAGCTGCCGGCGGGAGCGCGCTTCACCGGCTTCCGCTTCGAGGCGCAGAGCGCCGGTGTGGCCGCCGATTGTCTGCCGGGTCGCGACTGCCCGGCGGGCGGCTGCCGCTTCCCCAACGAGCCGGTCCTGCGGGTGGAGGGCAATCGCACCACGCTGCTGGTCGCCTTCGAGAGCACCGCGCCGGACCTCCGCCGCGCCGTCGTCGCCGGTTACTCGACCTACAGCAAGCGTTAGCGCGACCTGTTTCGAGGCGCGGCCGGTCAGGCCGGCGAGACTTCGACCCGGGCGTCGTTGAAGCAGGCGCCGTCGCCCAGGTCGGTGTAGCTGTCGGGGGCGAGGGCGCAGGCGGTCGCCCCGTTGTCGGTGTTGTGCGCCCAGAGACCCTTCGGCAGCTCGACGACGCCCGGACGCTGGTCGTTCGAGATCCGCAGCCGGCAGAGCACCTCGCCGAGTGCGTTCGCCACCCGCACCCGCTGACCCTCGGCGAGTCCGCGCGCGGCGGCGTCGTCAGGGTGCATCTCGAGCGGTACCGGTCCCTTGCGCAGCTGTCCGAGAGTCGAGCTGATCGTCCGGTTGGTCGCCGGCGAGATGAGCGCCAGCGGCGTACGGTCGGTGGCCGGATCGTCCTGGTAGACGTAGAGACCTTCGCGGGACTCGGCGTCGAGCGCCACGGGCACGAGGTGGATCTTGCGATCGTCCGTCTTCGGGAAGACGTCGACGAACTGCACCGGATGGTCGCCGGAGGCCGGGCGCGCGAAGCCCTTCTCCGTGAGCTGCGTGCGCAGATCGACGCCACGCCCGCTCGAATCGAGAATCAGCCCGATCGCGGCCTGTTCGGTCGGAATCTCGTCGGCCGAGGCGACTCCGGTGCGGACCGCGAGGTCGGCGAAGACGCTGTAGTTCGAGCGCGCCTGGCCGACCGGTTCGATGACCGGGGCGATCTCCTGCAGGACGAAGGAGCCGTAGCCGCGCGCGAGGTCGTGGTGCTCGAGGAACGTGGTCGCCGGCAGCACGAGGTCGGCGTAGCGGGCGGTGTCGGTGAGCACCTGGTCGAAGACGATCGTGAACAGGTCTTCGCGCTCGAGGCCCCGGCGGACGAGCGTCTGGTTGGGCGTCGTCATCAGGGCGTTCGAGTTGTAGACGAAGAGCAGGTGGATCGGCCTCTCTGTGGTGGTGGTGAGCGCCGCGCCGAGCCGGTTCATGTTGATGATCCTCGTCTCGGCGTCCGGACCGGAGATCGCCCGCGCGTTCATCTTCCAGGCCGCGGAGTTGGACAGCGTGTAGCCGCCGCCGCGCACTCCGAACTTGCCGGCGACGGCGGGCAGGGCGAGGACCGCTGCGACGGCGGAACCGCCGTTGCGATTGCGCTCGAGGCCCCAGCCGCAGCGCACCACGGCCGGCGAGATCGAGGCGTAGAGGTCGATGAAGCGCGCCAGGTCGGCGGGCCGCAAACCGGCGACCTGGGCCGCCCGGTCGAGCGTCCAGGGCGCTGCCCGGCGTTCGAGCTCGTCGGCGCGGGTCGCATGGCGGTCGAGGAAGTCGCGGTCGGCGCGGCCGCTCGTGAAGAGCTCGCGGATCACCGCCAGGGCGACGACGAGGTCGGTGCCCGGGCGCACCGGCAGATGAAGATCCGCCTGCTTGGCGATCGGAGTGGCGCGCGGATCGAGGACGACGAGTTTGGCGCCGGCATCGCGGGCGGCCTGGATCGGCGGCACGAGATGGATACCCGACACGGCGGGATTGCAGCCCCAGACCACGACGAGCCGGGCGGCGGGGTAGTCGTTGAAGGCGACCCCTTCCATCTTGCCGTACAGCCCCAGGGCTGCGCTGCCGGTGGCCGCGGCGCAGACGGTGCGCGCCAGGCGGGAGGCGCCGAGGCGGTGGAAGAGCAGGGCGTCGGTCGAGTCCTGCGAGAGGTAGCCGTTCGAGCCGCCGTAGCAGAAGGGGAGAATGGCCTCGCCTCCGAAGCGATCGCGGGTCTCGACCAGCCGCTTCGCGGCGAGGGAGATCGCCTGCTGCCAGGAGAGCGGTTCGAAGACCCCTTCACCCTTCTCTCCGACGCGCATCATGGGTTCGAGGATGCGCTCCTTGCCGTAGAGCTGGTCCGGGAACTTCCTCACCTTGGCGCAGATGTAGCCTTCGGTGACCGGATTGCGGTCGCGGGTACCGTCGATCTTCGTGACCCGCCCGTGCTCAACCGTCACTTCGAGACTGCAAGCGTCAGGGCAGTCGAGCGGGCAGGCCGAGGGGACTTTCACAGGAAGAAGTCCGCGATCAGCGGTTGCGCCGGATCCACCGCGTACGCGTCGAGGTCGGTGACGCCGGCGCGCCGCAGGACCTCGTCGTCGATGAAGAAGTTGCCGGTGCACTGGCGCGCCGGCTGGGTGAGGATCCAGTGTGCGGCGTCGGCGAGGATCTCCGGCTTGCGGCTGTTCGCCGCCGCCACGAAGCCGCCGAGCATGGCGAGCGCTGCGGTGTCGATCGCCGTGCGCGGCCAGAGTGCGTTGACCGCCACGCCGTCGCCCCGAAGCTCTTCGGCCATGCCGAGGACGCACATGCTCATGCCGTACTTGGCCATGGTGTAGGCGACGTGCCCGGCGAACCACTTCGGATCCATGTTGAGCGGCGGGGACATGTTGAGGATGTGCGGGTTCTCCGCCCGCTTGAGGTCCGGTATGCAGGCCTGCGAGCAGAGGAAGGTCCCGCGCACGTTGACCGAGAACATCAGGTCGAAACGCTTCATCGGGGTGTCGAGAGTCGGCGTGAGGCTGATCGCCGAGGCGTTGTTGATCAGAATGTCGATGCCGCCGAAGCGCGCCCGGACCGCTTCCACGGCGGCCTTCACCTGCGTCTCCTCGCGGATGTCGCAGGCGATCGGCAGAGCCTTGCCGCCGGCGCTCTCGATCTCCTCGGCGGCGGTGTAGATCGTTCCTGGAAGGCGGGGGTGCGGCTCGGTGGTCTTGGCGAGAATCGCGACGTTGGCGCCGTCGCGCGCGGCGCGCAGCCCGATGGCGAGCCCGATGCCACGGGATGCGCCGGTGATCATGAGGGTCTTGCCTGCAAGGGTGGTCATGGCTACTTCCTTCCCGGGGAGATTCCCGGCGTCAATCCTAACCTCTCGGCGAGCCTGCCGGGGCCGTCGGAGAGATTCCCGGCGACGCCCGGACGACCCCCGCCCGGCATCAGGCTAAGCTTCGAAGCGTGAGTCTCGAGCGCTTCGACCCCCGGATCCGCACCTGGTTCGAGCAGCGCTTCGGCGCTCCGACCGAGGTCCAGCGGCTGGCCTGGGGTCCGATCGCCGACGGCCGGCACATCCTGCTTACCGCCCCGACCGGGAGCGGCAAGACCCTGACCGCCTTCCTCTGGGCGTTGCAGCAGCTCGCGACCGGGGTCTGGGAGGACGGGACGACGCGCGTGCTCTACATCTCTCCCCTCAAGGCGCTGAACGCCGACATCGAACGCAACCTCGCCGAGCCTCTGGCCGGGATCGCCGAGGCTTTTCGCGCCGCGGGCGGCGAACTGCCGCGCATCCGGGTGGCGATGCGCAGCGGCGACACGCCGCCTGCCGAACGCCAGAGGATCGTGCGCCAGCGCCCGGAGATCCTGATCACGACCCCGGAGAGCCTCAATCTGCTGGTCAACTCGAAAGCCGGGCCGGCGCTCTTCGCGGGCCTGCGGACGGTGATCCTCGACGAGATCCACGCCGTCGCGGCGAGCAAGCGGGGCACCCACCTCATCACCGCCGTGGACCGCCTGGTGCTCTTCGCCGGCGAGTTCCAGCGCATCGCGCTGTCGGCGACCGTGCGGCCCCTCGACCGCATCGCTTCGTGGGTCGGAGGCTTCCGGCTGGAACGCGGCGCCGACGACCTTCCGCGCTACGTGCGGCGTTCGGTCGCGGTCGCCGAGTCGCGCCAGCCGAAGCGTTACGACGTCGAGGTGCGGCTGCCCCCGGCGCTCGCCGCCGTCCCCGCAGAGGAGCGCGAGGGCGATACCCTCTGGACCGCCATCTCCGCCGATCTCCGCGACCGGATCCGCGAGGCGCGCTCGACGCTGGTCTTCACCAACAGCCGGCGGCTCTCCGAGAAGCTCACCCGCCTGATCAACGACGGCGCGCCGCGCGAGCTCGCCTGGTCACACCATGGCTCGCTCGCGCGCGAGCTGCGCAGCGCGATCGAGAAGCGGCTCAAGGCCGGGGATCTGCCGGCGCTGGTGGCGACGAGCTCGCTCGAGCTCGGCATCGACATCGGCGCGCTCGACCAGGTGCTGCTGGTGCAGGCGCCGCGCTCGCTCGCCTCGGCCGCGCAACGCGTCGGGCGCGCCGGGCACGCGGTCGGCGAGGTCAGCCGGGCGCGCTTCTACCCGACCCACGCGCGCGATTTCCTCGAATGTGCGGTCGCCGCGCGGGCGGTGCTGGACGGCGATATCGAGCCGATTCGACCGGTGAGCGCGCCGCTCGACCTGCTGGCGCAATGGATCGTCGGCATGGTGGCGCACGAGCGCTGGCGCGCCGACGATCTCTACGACTTCCTGCGGACGAGCGCGCCCTACCACGAGCTGCCCCGCCGTCAGTTCGACCTCGTGGTCGAGATGCTCGCCGGGCGCTACGCCGACGCGCGGATCGCCGAGCTCCGCCCGCGAGTCGCTTTCGACCGCCTCGACGGCACGATCGCGGCCCGTCCGGGCGCCGCGCGCCTCGTCGCCCAGTCGGGCGGCACGATCCCGGATCGCGGCTACTTCCAGCTGCGGATCGAGGACTCGAACGCCCGCCTCGGCGAGCTCGACGAGGAGTTCGTCTGGGAGCGCTCGCTGGGTGACACCTTCCTGCTGGGAACGCAGTCGTGGCGCATCCGGCGTATCACCGCGAACGAGGTCTTCGTCGCTCCGGCCCGCGGCGGTGCGGTGCTCGCGCCGTTCTGGCGGGCGGATGCGCGCGATCGCGGTGCGGTCTTCTCGGAGCGCATCGGCCGGCTGCTCGAACGCGCCGACAGCGAGCTCGAGCATCCCGGCTTCGAATCGGCGCTGGCCGAAGAGTACGCGCTCGACGCGGCCGCGGCGGCCGAGCTGGCGCGTCAGCTGCGCGCGGCGAGGGCCGCCCTGGGCGGCCGCCTGCCGCATCGGCGCCGGCTGGTGTTCGAAGAATCCCTCGAGCGCGCCAGCAGCGGCACGGCGCATCCGGGCGACGGCCGGCGCCAGGTCGTGCTCTACACCTTCTGGGGAGGGACCCTCAATCGACCGCTCGCGCTCGCGCTCGCGGCGGCCTGGGAGGAGGCAGAAGGGACCCCGATCGAGACCCTGGCCGACGACGACGCGGTGCTGCTCGTTCTGCCGGCCGGCGCCGATGCACGCCAGCTGCTCGCGCGGGTGACGCCGGAGCGTCTGGAACAACTGCTGCGCGCGCGGCTCGAATCCTCCGGATTTTTCGGCGCCCAGTTCCGCCAGAATGCCCAGCGGGCGCTGCTCCTGCCGCGCGCCGGCCCGAGTCGGCGCACGCCGCTCTGGGTGTCGCGGCAGAACGCCAAGAAGCTGCTCGAGGCCGTGGCGCGCTTCGACGACTTTCCGGTGACGCTCGAAACCTGGCGGAGCTCTTTGCACGACGAGTTCGACCTCGAGAGCCTCCGCGGGCGGCTCGAAGAACTGGGACGCGGCGAGATCGAGATCCACAACGTGCGGAGCGACCGACCTTCGCCGCTGGCGGCGGGCCTGGTCTGGCGGCGGACCAACGAGCTGATGTACGAGGACGACATGCCGGGAGCCCGGCGCGGCGCCACCGTGCGCGCCGACCTGCTGCGCGAGATCGCGCTGGGCGGCGACCGCCCGCGGATCGCCGTGCGCCTGGCGGAGGAGTTCCGGCGCAAGGTCCAGCGGCTGCTTCCGGGATATGCGCCGCAGACCCCGACCGAGCTTCTCGAATGGGTCAAGGAGCGTCTCTTCGTGCCGCTCGCCGAGTGGGACGAGCTCCTCGCCGTCCTCGAGCGCGATCGCCCCGGAAGCAGCCGGGAGATGCTCGCCGGGCTCGCCGTAGGCGACAAGCTCCTGACGGTCGCCGCGCCACTCGCCCCGGTCGTGACTCCCGCTGCGGTTGGGAGCGCGCCCGCCGCCGCGCCCGGCGCGGTGGCGGTGGTGGTCGCGCGCGAGAACCTGCCGCGGTTCGCGCGGCTCGCCGGATCCGCCACCGTCGCGGTGCGGAGCGCGCTCCTCGCCACGCTGCTCGAGGAGTGGCTGCGCTTCTATCCACCGGTCGAGGTCACCTGGGCGGCCGAGCAGTGGGGCGTCGCCCCGAGCGAGCTCGAGGCCGCGCTGGCGACACTGGAGGCCGGCGAGCGCGTCGTCGCCGGCGACCTGCTCGCTGCGGATTCCACCCCGAGGGCGTCTCGGCAGGTGGCCGTCGTGGCGACGATCGAGACTCTCCTGCGCTGGCGCCGGGCGGCGGCGCGGCCGGCGTTCGAGCCGCTGGCGCTCGGCGAGCTGCCGCTCTTTCTCGCCCGCTGGCAGGGGCTCACCGAGCGCGGAACCGGCAACGAAGGGCTACAGGCGGCCCTGGAGCGCCTGTTCGGCTTCCCGGCACCGGCCGCGCTCTGGGAGAGCGATCTTCTTCCTTCCCGGCTGGAGCCGTACTTCCCGACCTGGCTCGACGGCCTGTTCGAAGAGAGTGAGCTCGTCTGGTTCGGCACCGGGCGGGAGCGCATCGGCTTCGCCTTTCGCCCCGACCTCGACCTCTTCCAGCCGCTCGTGCGATCTCCCGAGGCGGCGGAGCCCGAACCCGGCGAGGTCGCGGCGGTCGCGGTGCGCGACCTGCTTGCGGGCGAGCCGCGCGGCCTCGAGATCGGCGAGGTCGTCGAGCGCTCGGGGCTCGGACTCGGCGCGGTCAACGCGGCGCTCTGGTCGCTGGTCTGGAGAGGCGAGGCGACCTGCGGCTCGCTGCGCGTGCTGCGGCAGGGGATCGTCTCCGGATTCGAGCTGGAGAGTCCCATGCCGGAGAGCGTCTCCAGGCCCACCGGAGGTCTCGCAGGTGGGGCGGGGCGCAGCCGGCGCGGGCTCTTCCGGCGCTGGCAGGGGAGCGCGCCGCTTGCGGGTCGCTGGCGGACGCTCGGCGGTCGGCCCGAGGAGGCGCTGCACGGCACAAGCGATCCCCTGGTCGAGGAGGAGCGCAGCCGGGAACGCGCCCGGCTGCTGCTCGATCGTTATGGCGTGCTCTTTCGCGAGCTCCTGGCGGTCGAGCTCCCGGCCCTCGCCTGGAGCCGGGTTCAACGCTCGTTGCGCGGCCTCGAGCTCGCCGGCGAGATCGTCGCCGGCCGCTTCTTCGATGGGCTTCCCGGTCTGCAGTTCGCCCTGCCTTCCGCGGTCCGCCAACTGCGCGAGGGGTTGCCGGCGGCGGCTGTCTGGTGGTGCTCGGCACTCGACCCGGCTTCGCCCTGCGGCCTCGATCTGCCCGGCATCGCGGGCCCGGTGCCGCGGGCGCTGCTGCGGCGGGTGGCCTCGACGCGGCTGGCTTACCGCGGCAGCCGACTCTGCGCGGTCTTCGCCCGCGGCGGTCGCGAGCTGCACTTCTTCGTGCCCGCGGACGACCCCGGACTGGCGGAGCTGCTCGAACCGTTGCGCTGCGCGTTGACGCGCACGGTCGGCGCCTCGCGCAGCCTCGACATCGAGACGATCAACGGTGAGGCGGCCGGTTCGAGCCCCTACCTCGGGGCCTTCGCCGCCTTCGAGCGCACCCGCGACGGAGGACTGCTGCGCCTGAGCCGGCGCTATGCCAGCCGGGAGGCCGGCGAGCGCTGATTGTGGGGCGCGGTGGTGAGACGTTCACTGCTCCGGGCCGCTGCTTCTTGGTAGTCTGCGGTCACCGCGGGACGCAGCCGTGACCGCTTTGGATTCAGTTGGCCCCAGAGCCGACGACGAAAGGACAGACGACCGATGAAGATCGCCCTGCGATGGACCTGCCTGCTGACCCTGCTCGCGGCGGGCCTCGCGGCCCCCGCTTCGGCAGGAGAACACCGGCTCGGCTTCGGGCTGCACTACTGGCAGAGCATCGACCAGCTCGACGACCAGTTTCCGGAGTTCGAGATCGCGGACGACGGCGTTTCCGAGGTGCTTTCGTACCAGTACCTGGCCGGTTTCATCCGCTTCGAGGTCGCCGCGGAGTACTTCGACGAGGGCTTTCAGGGTTCGCTCGACTGGGCGGTCTCGCCGCAGGTCTACATCCTGGCCGGGCGCGGTTTCTACGGTGGGCTCGGCGTGGGCGCCACCTACTCGGACTTCGCCAACGGCAGCTGGTCCGATCCCTACTACATCGCGAAGGCCGGAGTCGATCTGCTGCTGCTGCCGAAGATCCACCTCGACATCAACGCCGACTACCGGTTTCTCGAGTGGGAAGACCTGGACGACTACGACACCGATACGATCACCTTCGGCGCGACGGTTCGCGTCGCTTTCTAAAGAAAAGGGGACGACCATGGCTATTCGCAAGGCGAACGCCGTCTGGAACGGCGGACTGCAGGATGGGAAGGGCACAGTGAAGCTGGGCAGCGGGGCGTTCGAGGGGCAGTACTCCTTCTCGTCGCGCTTCGAAGAGGGTGTCGGGACGAATCCCGAGGAGCTCCTCGGCGCCGCCCACGCCGGCTGCTTCTCGATGGCGCTCGCCGCCGGCCTCGGCCGCGCCGGCTTCGCGCCCAAGCGCGTCGCGAGCGAAGCGCGGGTGCAGATGCTCAAGAACGACGCCGGACTCGCCATCACCCGGATCGAGCTCGACTGCGAAGCCGAAGTGCCCGGCATCGACGCCGCCACCTTCGCCGCGCAGGCCGAGGGCGCCAAGGCCAACTGCATCATCTCGAAGGCGCTGTCTTCCAATATCGAGATCGTTCTCCAGGCGAAGCTCGTTTGAGTTGACGCGACTGGGGGACATATTGCGGCCGCTCGAACTCTGCGGCGACCAGCGGTCTTCGCAGCCGCTATGTGTCCCCTGCAGCGAGCACCGTCTGTGATTGGGCACTCCGGCACTCGGGATCCGGACGGCGCTGGGGGACATATTGCGGCCACTCAAACCTGGCGACGACCAGCGGTCTCCTCAGCCGCTATGTGTCCCCCTGCCGCGTTCAGCGTACGTGTGATTGGGCGCTCCGGCACTCGGGATCCGAAGTGGGCTCCTATTTGAGGCGTGGTCGCCCACTTCGGATCCCGAGCGCCAGAGCGCCCTGGTGGAACGAAGATGAGGTCTCGCTAGATTGGGGCGCATGAGCCACAGCAGCCTCGTCCGCCTGGTCGCCCTGCTGGCCCTGGTCGGTGCTCTCGTGGCGCTCGGTCTCTGGTGGACCAGCGATCGGCGGCGGATCGTGGCGCAGTTCGAGGCGCTGCAAGAGGAGCTCGGCAAGAGCGGGGAAGAGGGGACGTTCGATCGCCTCGGCCACGCCCGGGGCGTCTCGGAGATCTTCGCCGACGGCTTCGTGATCCTCGCAGAGCCTTACGAAGGCACGATCGCCGACCGCCAGCAGCTCATGGCGATCGTCGATCGCTATCGCGCCAGCGCCGAGCGCATCACGGTCTCGGACTCGGAGGTCGAGGTTGAGCTGCGGCCGAACGCCACCGCCGAGATGACCGCCGTGGTCGAGGTGATCGGGCTGCGGCCCGGCGGTCCCGGACGCGAACGCCTGCGGATCCGCGTCGCTTGGCGGGAGGACGACGGTGTCTGGCGGATCCAGGAGCTCGAGGTGCTCGAAGTCCTCGACAGCTCCGGCCTGTTCTTCTGAAGGCGCTGAAGCCGCTGAATCCACCTCCGGTTCAGAGCCACCAGGCGAGCGCGAAGAGGCCGACCATCGCGAGCAGGATCGCGAGCTTGGCGACCGCCGCGAGGAACATCCCGAGCCAGGTCGCGAAACCCACCTTGCCCGCCTGCAGCAGGTCCCGCCGCGCGTACCACTCTCCGGCGAGGGCTCCCACGAAGGGTCCGACGAGCAGGCCCGGCAGCCCGAAGGCGAGGCCGACGAGCGAGCCGAGCAGCGCCCCGACGACCGCGAGCTTGCTGGCACCGGCGCGCTGAGCGCCGAGCGCGGTGGCGGCGATGTCGACACCGAAGGTCAGGCAGGTGAGGAGGAAGAGGACCGTCAGGGTGACCCAGCCCACACGGTCGAAGCCGTCCGCAGCGGCGCCGGCGACGAGGCCGAAGAAGACCAGCGGCGGCCCCGGGATTGCCGGCAGCACCGCGCCGGCAAAGCCGACGACCACGAGAACGAAGCAGAGCAGCCAGAGGAGCTCCATCAGCGGAGCTCTCCCAGGCAAGTGCCGCCGAACCCTGGCGGTCCCGCGTGTGTTGCCTGGGGTGACGGC
The nucleotide sequence above comes from Thermoanaerobaculia bacterium. Encoded proteins:
- a CDS encoding nuclear transport factor 2 family protein; its protein translation is MSHSSLVRLVALLALVGALVALGLWWTSDRRRIVAQFEALQEELGKSGEEGTFDRLGHARGVSEIFADGFVILAEPYEGTIADRQQLMAIVDRYRASAERITVSDSEVEVELRPNATAEMTAVVEVIGLRPGGPGRERLRIRVAWREDDGVWRIQELEVLEVLDSSGLFF
- a CDS encoding NAD(P)-dependent oxidoreductase; the encoded protein is MTTLAGKTLMITGASRGIGLAIGLRAARDGANVAILAKTTEPHPRLPGTIYTAAEEIESAGGKALPIACDIREETQVKAAVEAVRARFGGIDILINNASAISLTPTLDTPMKRFDLMFSVNVRGTFLCSQACIPDLKRAENPHILNMSPPLNMDPKWFAGHVAYTMAKYGMSMCVLGMAEELRGDGVAVNALWPRTAIDTAALAMLGGFVAAANSRKPEILADAAHWILTQPARQCTGNFFIDDEVLRRAGVTDLDAYAVDPAQPLIADFFL
- a CDS encoding DEAD/DEAH box helicase: MSLERFDPRIRTWFEQRFGAPTEVQRLAWGPIADGRHILLTAPTGSGKTLTAFLWALQQLATGVWEDGTTRVLYISPLKALNADIERNLAEPLAGIAEAFRAAGGELPRIRVAMRSGDTPPAERQRIVRQRPEILITTPESLNLLVNSKAGPALFAGLRTVILDEIHAVAASKRGTHLITAVDRLVLFAGEFQRIALSATVRPLDRIASWVGGFRLERGADDLPRYVRRSVAVAESRQPKRYDVEVRLPPALAAVPAEEREGDTLWTAISADLRDRIREARSTLVFTNSRRLSEKLTRLINDGAPRELAWSHHGSLARELRSAIEKRLKAGDLPALVATSSLELGIDIGALDQVLLVQAPRSLASAAQRVGRAGHAVGEVSRARFYPTHARDFLECAVAARAVLDGDIEPIRPVSAPLDLLAQWIVGMVAHERWRADDLYDFLRTSAPYHELPRRQFDLVVEMLAGRYADARIAELRPRVAFDRLDGTIAARPGAARLVAQSGGTIPDRGYFQLRIEDSNARLGELDEEFVWERSLGDTFLLGTQSWRIRRITANEVFVAPARGGAVLAPFWRADARDRGAVFSERIGRLLERADSELEHPGFESALAEEYALDAAAAAELARQLRAARAALGGRLPHRRRLVFEESLERASSGTAHPGDGRRQVVLYTFWGGTLNRPLALALAAAWEEAEGTPIETLADDDAVLLVLPAGADARQLLARVTPERLEQLLRARLESSGFFGAQFRQNAQRALLLPRAGPSRRTPLWVSRQNAKKLLEAVARFDDFPVTLETWRSSLHDEFDLESLRGRLEELGRGEIEIHNVRSDRPSPLAAGLVWRRTNELMYEDDMPGARRGATVRADLLREIALGGDRPRIAVRLAEEFRRKVQRLLPGYAPQTPTELLEWVKERLFVPLAEWDELLAVLERDRPGSSREMLAGLAVGDKLLTVAAPLAPVVTPAAVGSAPAAAPGAVAVVVARENLPRFARLAGSATVAVRSALLATLLEEWLRFYPPVEVTWAAEQWGVAPSELEAALATLEAGERVVAGDLLAADSTPRASRQVAVVATIETLLRWRRAAARPAFEPLALGELPLFLARWQGLTERGTGNEGLQAALERLFGFPAPAALWESDLLPSRLEPYFPTWLDGLFEESELVWFGTGRERIGFAFRPDLDLFQPLVRSPEAAEPEPGEVAAVAVRDLLAGEPRGLEIGEVVERSGLGLGAVNAALWSLVWRGEATCGSLRVLRQGIVSGFELESPMPESVSRPTGGLAGGAGRSRRGLFRRWQGSAPLAGRWRTLGGRPEEALHGTSDPLVEEERSRERARLLLDRYGVLFRELLAVELPALAWSRVQRSLRGLELAGEIVAGRFFDGLPGLQFALPSAVRQLREGLPAAAVWWCSALDPASPCGLDLPGIAGPVPRALLRRVASTRLAYRGSRLCAVFARGGRELHFFVPADDPGLAELLEPLRCALTRTVGASRSLDIETINGEAAGSSPYLGAFAAFERTRDGGLLRLSRRYASREAGER
- a CDS encoding OsmC family protein — protein: MAIRKANAVWNGGLQDGKGTVKLGSGAFEGQYSFSSRFEEGVGTNPEELLGAAHAGCFSMALAAGLGRAGFAPKRVASEARVQMLKNDAGLAITRIELDCEAEVPGIDAATFAAQAEGAKANCIISKALSSNIEIVLQAKLV